A part of Liolophura sinensis isolate JHLJ2023 chromosome 1, CUHK_Ljap_v2, whole genome shotgun sequence genomic DNA contains:
- the LOC135461918 gene encoding ferritin, heavy subunit-like: MSRLIFLALLAFVRGDNVVRVNFHEDCEGHVNDLIQLNLAATFQYIAKAFHFREYDSEYAGMAAMFHAHAREKLNDAKHLMKYLIHRGAEVHWEDIPKPPNTNWSHPSVVMTQALEIEKNMLNKIIATHTCAQEHNDPDLMHDMANRMIIEEENTIFELGSYISHLAHDGAEDTVVLPHLSEKLFLKYKGYKDCFHAVEPDEYHNHPHDY; this comes from the exons ATGTCTAGGCTCATATTTTTGGCACTGTTGGCCTTCGTGAGAG gTGATAACGTCGTCCGTGTAAACTTTCACGAGGACTGTGAAGGTCACGTCAATGACCTTATTCAGCTGAATCTGGCTGCAACCTTCCAATACATAGCTAAG GCATTTCACTTCAGAGAGTACGACTCTGAGTATGCGGGCATGGCCGCCATGTTCCATGCACACGCCAGAGAAAAGCTGAATGACGCTAAGCACTTGATGAAATACCTTATCCATCGCGGAGCGGAAGTTCATTGGGAAGATATTCCT aaaCCCCCCAATACAAACTGGTCTCATCCATCCGTAGTGATGACACAGGCTTTAGAGATCGAAAAGAACATGCTGAACAAGATCATCGCTACCCACACCTGTGCGCAGGAACACAATGACCCGGAT CTCATGCACGACATGGCTAACCGTATGATCATAGAAGAGGAGAACACAATCTTTGAACTCGGATCTTACATCTCACATTTGGCCCACGATGGAGCCGAGGATACAGTCGTCTTACCACACCTTAGTGAAAAGCTGTTCTTGAAATACAAGGGTTACAAGGATTGCTTCCATGCAGTTGAACCCGACGAGTATCATAACCATCCCCATGATTACTGA
- the LOC135482122 gene encoding heterogeneous nuclear ribonucleoprotein A2 homolog 1-like — protein sequence MANYTDGSNYTDGYDYTDGSNYTDGSNYTDGFNYTDGYDYTDGSNYTDGYDYTDRSNYTDGPNYTDKYDYIDGSNYTEGSNYGSNYTDGSSYTDGSNYTDGSNYTDGSSYTDGSNYTDKYDYTDGSNYTDGSNYTDGSSYTDGSNYTGGSNYTDASNYTDGSKTWTELEPRMSK from the coding sequence ATGGCAAACTACACTGACGGATCCAACTACACTGATGGATATGACTACACTGACGGATCCAACTACACTGACGGATCCAACTACACTGACGGATTTAACTACACTGACGGATATGACTACACTGACGGATCCAACTACACTGACGGATATGACTACACAGACAGATCCAACTACACTGACGGACCCAACTACACTGACAAATATGACTACATTGACGGATCCAACTACACTGAAGGATCCAACTACGGATCCAACTACACTGACGGATCCAGCTACACTGACGGATCTAACTACACTGACGGATCTAACTACACTGACGGATCCAGCTACACTGACGGATCAAACTACACTGACAAATATGACTACACTGACGGATCCAACTACACTGATGGATCCAACTACACTGACGGATCCAGCTACACTGACGGATCTAACTACACTGGCGGATCCAACTACACTGACGCATCCAACTACACTGACGGATCCAAGACATGGACTGAGCTCGAACCTCGTATGTCAAAGTAA